CACCGTGTACTTGGCGAACAGTGCCATGGACTTGGACGGGTTGGTCTGGAAAACCAGGCCCGGTGCGTGGGACGTGGAGCCACCGGGCATGTTCAGGGGTCCTTGGTCCAGGACAGTGATGTTGTTCCAACCGCGGGTGACCAGTTCGTCGGCGAGGTTGGTGCCAACAATCCCAGCTCCAATGATGACAATGCGAGGCGTGGATGCCATGGGGTTCTCCTGCTGAAGTTAAAAAGGGGTGAGTCTGCTGGTGTTCTGGGGCGTGGTTTAGCGGAAAACCACTGTGCTGGTCTGGTCCAGCAGCACGCGGTGTTCGCAATGCCACTTCACGGCGCGGGACAACGCCAGGGCTTCGGCGTCCTGGCCCACGGTGGAGAGGGTGGTGGGGCCGTAGCTGTGATCGACGCGGATGACTTCCTGCTCGATGATGGGTCCCTCGTCCAGGTCCGCGGTGACGTAGTGGGCGGTTGCACCCACCAGCTTCACGCCACGGTCGTAGGCCTGGTGGTAGGGGCGGGCGCCCTTGAATCCCGGCAGGAAGGAGTGGTGGATGTTGATGGCGCGTCCCTCGAGGGCGCGGCACAAGTCGTCCGAGAGTACCTGCATGTAGCGAGCCAGTACTACGAGGTCCACGTTGTACTCCTCCACCAGGTCCAGGAGCTGCTGCTCGGCTTCAGCCTTGGTGTCAGGCGTGACGGGAATGTAGACGAAGGGCAGGCCGGCGGCTTCTGCCATGGCGCGGTGGGTCTCATGGTTTGAGGCAACCACCACCAGGTCACCGCCGAGGCTGCCGCCCCGCCAACGGAAGATGAGATCGTTCAGGCAGTGCCCGAACTTGGACACCATCACCAGGACCCGCTTCTTGGTTTGGTCGTGGAAGCTGAACTTCATCTCGAAGCGGTCGGCAATTGCGCAAAATTCTTCTTCGAGCCGCTCCGGCGAGTAGGACAGTGGTCCGGAGAAAGCGGTCCGCAGGTGCAGCGTCTGGCGGAGGCCGTCGTCGAACTGCTGGTGTTCTTCAATGTTGAAACCGCGCTCGAACAGGAAGGTGGTGACTGCCTGAACGATCCCGGCCCGTTCGACGCACGACAATGTGAGTACGAACTTCTGTGCCTGCTCGTCTTTGAGCGCTTCCGGCTTGGGCAGTGTGCTTACGGGTGAGTCTGTCGCCATGAGGGTCATGTCGCCTCCTTTAGATATATTCCTGAGTCCCGAACTGATATATTAGGATTGGATTCAGCGTATACTGGTCATTCAGGCAGGTCAATAGATTTCTTTTGGTTGGAAGGAGAAGGCGCCGTGACTTTTGGAACTCTGGCAATCGCCGGTGACGACACGAAGAAATCCCTGGCCGACATCGCCTATGAACGCCTCCGGGACCGGCTCCTGATGTTGGACATCAAGCCCGGCGACCTCCTCAACGACGATCAGCTGGCCAAAGACCTGGAGGTAGGTCGGACTCCGGTGCGGGAAGCATTGAAACGCCTGGAGCTGGACCGGCTGGTGATTACCTATCCAAGGCGGGGGACGTTTGCCACGCGCGTGGATGTGACTGACCTGGCCTTTATTTCCGAGATCCGGGCACAATTGGAACCCCTCGCTGCTGCGAGGGCGGCTCGCGTTGCATCCGCTGCCACCAAAGAACATCTTCGTGAAGTGATGCGCGCAGTGGAGGACTTTGACGTCGATGCTGCGTCGGTGGTCGAAACTTTGCGGCTCGACGCCAGCGTTCACCGGGGAATCTACGCGGCGGCCGCGAACCCGCACCTCGAAGACATCCTGATTCGCTACGACAATCTGGCAACCCGGATCTGGTGCATGGTCCTGGATCGTTTGCCGGATCTTGAGCACCACGTGCGTGAGCACCTGGATCTGCTGAAGGCTGTCCTTGACGGTGAAGAGGACAAGGCTGCAGAGCTGGCCCGCGTGCACGTCAGTGGCTTTGAGCATGCTGTACGTCAGGCCCTTTTCGCGGCGTAGTTACCGTCTGCAGCCTCGCGCCGGATTGTCAGCGGTCGTCTTCCGGCCGGGCCGTGAGGATCCTCTGTGCGCTCTCCTGCAGGATGCCCAGCGATTCCTGGATCAAAGGCGACGCGATGCTGCCCCTGCGCACCGCTGCCACAATTCGGCGTGCGGGCTTGCCTTTACCGGTAATGCGTAGCCGGACCACGTTCTCGGCATTATGCAGGGGTGCGAGTCGCGGCAGCAGGCCAACGCCCAGCCCTGCGCCCACGAAAGCGATTTGGGTTTCCCATTCAACGGCCTCATGAGCTACTCGCGGTGTTACACCTACAGCCGTAAAGGCCGCTGTAAAGAGGGCGTGGTACGTGGATCCGGCGGCTTCTGTGATCCATGGTTCTGCAGCCAGTTCTTCAAGGGTCACAGTTTCCCGTGATGCCAGCCGGTGGGTACCGGGAATGATGACGTCCAGGGGATCGTCCAGCAAGACGGTCTGTTCGAACCGGGGATCGTCCTCCACGTAGGTGTCTGACTGCATGGCAACAATCACTGCAAGGTCTATTCGCTCGGCCACCAGCAAATCGAAGCAGCGGGCCGGATTTGCTTCCAGCACCTGCACCTCCAGCAGGGGACGCGTGGAGCGAAGGGTGGCGGCCAGCGGCGCCAGCAACTGGGCGGCCGCCGTCGAGAAGCCGCCGAGCCCAAAACGTGACTGCACCTGATCGCCGGCCTCCATCGCCGCTGCGCGCAGGCTCTCCCATTCGGCAATGAGGGTGTCCGAACCGGCCACCAGAAAGCGGCCCGTGGCGGTCAGCCGCACGCCCCGGCCGTCCTTGGTCAGTAGCTGCATTCCCAGCATGCGCTGGAGCTCCCGCAGCTGAGCGGAGACGGCGGAAGGAGAGTATCCGGTGAGCTCCGCGGTGGCGCCAATGGTGCCGCAGCGGGCAAACACCCGGAGTGTGATGAGCCTCGCATCGATCATGCACCTATTGTGCACGGTTATCTTCTGAATCTTGCGCTTTTGTTGTGGTTCAATGATCCCTAATCTCATGATTACAAGGTTTTCGACATCGCCGCTCGCCCCCCAAGCAGCAGTGCTCCCCACGAAACACACTCTGACCCACGCCTCCCGGGAGGAAAACATATGTCTGCTCCAGTCTTGCCCCTCAACTCACGCGGAAAACTCGCCTCTTCTTTGCCTGCAGAGCAGCTGGCAGAGATCAGCGCGTTGTTCGAGTTCCGGCGCAAGGGTTATTCCCTCGACGCGCCCTTCTACACCGATGCCACGATCTTCAAGATGGACATGGAAGCCATTTTTGGCCAGCACTGGATCTTTGCCGGCAGCGTCGCCGAGCTACCGGAGCCGGGCGACTACATCACGGTTGACTACGGTCCTTACTCCCTGATCGTTCTGCGCAATGACGACGGCGGCGTGAACGTCCTGCACAACGTCTGCCGCCACCGCGGCGCACGGGTCCTCACCGAGGCTGCAGGGGCCACTGGAAACCTGGTGTGCGGCTACCACTCCTGGACCTATTCCCCCGAGGGCAACCTGATCCATGCCTCCGCTCCCGGCGAGGCCAAGTTCGACAAGAATTGCTTCGCCCTGAAGCGGGCACACGGCCGCGAGGTTGCCGGGCTCATCTTCGTCTGCATTGCCGATGAGCCGCCCACCGATTTTGACGAAACCTCAAGGATCTTTGAGCCGTACCTTGCGCCCCACGATCTGTCCAAGACGAAGATTGCCTACCAGCAGAACATCATCGAGGAGGGCAACTGGAAGCTCGTCATGGAGAACAACCGTGAGTGCTACCACTGCGACGGCCACCCGGAGCTCGCCTGTTCGCTGTTTCCCACGTGGGGACTGACGGAGGGCCTGATCCCGGCCCACCTCGAGGAAGTGTGGGACCGCAACAAGGAAGCACAATCCTCGCTTGAGGAGCGTTGCCGCCGCTATGGCCTTCCCTACGAGGTGGTGGAGGAGCTGGACACCCGCATTGCAGGAATCCGTATTTCACGTGAATCCCTCGACGGTGAGGGCGAATCGTTCTCGGCCGACGGGCGCAGGCTTTCCAAGAAACTGCTTGGTGATCTGCCGGACTTCCGCCTTGGCCGCTGCTCGATGCACCTGCAGCCCAACAGCTGGTTCCACTTCCAGAGCGATCACGTCATCACGTTCGGTGTCTTCCCCATCAACGAACACCAGTCCTTGGTTCGCACCACCTGGCTGGTAGCTGACGACGCAGTGGAAGGCGTGGACTACGACCTGGAGAAACTCACCTACACCTGGAAGCAGACCAACCTGCAGGACAAAGCGTTCGTGGAACTGTGCCAGACCGGAGCCGGCAGCCCTGCC
The sequence above is a segment of the Arthrobacter sp. StoSoilB22 genome. Coding sequences within it:
- a CDS encoding LysR family transcriptional regulator; translated protein: MIDARLITLRVFARCGTIGATAELTGYSPSAVSAQLRELQRMLGMQLLTKDGRGVRLTATGRFLVAGSDTLIAEWESLRAAAMEAGDQVQSRFGLGGFSTAAAQLLAPLAATLRSTRPLLEVQVLEANPARCFDLLVAERIDLAVIVAMQSDTYVEDDPRFEQTVLLDDPLDVIIPGTHRLASRETVTLEELAAEPWITEAAGSTYHALFTAAFTAVGVTPRVAHEAVEWETQIAFVGAGLGVGLLPRLAPLHNAENVVRLRITGKGKPARRIVAAVRRGSIASPLIQESLGILQESAQRILTARPEDDR
- a CDS encoding GntR family transcriptional regulator, which gives rise to MTFGTLAIAGDDTKKSLADIAYERLRDRLLMLDIKPGDLLNDDQLAKDLEVGRTPVREALKRLELDRLVITYPRRGTFATRVDVTDLAFISEIRAQLEPLAAARAARVASAATKEHLREVMRAVEDFDVDAASVVETLRLDASVHRGIYAAAANPHLEDILIRYDNLATRIWCMVLDRLPDLEHHVREHLDLLKAVLDGEEDKAAELARVHVSGFEHAVRQALFAA
- a CDS encoding aromatic ring-hydroxylating dioxygenase subunit alpha, whose product is MSAPVLPLNSRGKLASSLPAEQLAEISALFEFRRKGYSLDAPFYTDATIFKMDMEAIFGQHWIFAGSVAELPEPGDYITVDYGPYSLIVLRNDDGGVNVLHNVCRHRGARVLTEAAGATGNLVCGYHSWTYSPEGNLIHASAPGEAKFDKNCFALKRAHGREVAGLIFVCIADEPPTDFDETSRIFEPYLAPHDLSKTKIAYQQNIIEEGNWKLVMENNRECYHCDGHPELACSLFPTWGLTEGLIPAHLEEVWDRNKEAQSSLEERCRRYGLPYEVVEELDTRIAGIRISRESLDGEGESFSADGRRLSKKLLGDLPDFRLGRCSMHLQPNSWFHFQSDHVITFGVFPINEHQSLVRTTWLVADDAVEGVDYDLEKLTYTWKQTNLQDKAFVELCQTGAGSPAYEPGPYMKSEYQVEAFINWYVQRVQEHLA
- the purU gene encoding formyltetrahydrofolate deformylase produces the protein MTLMATDSPVSTLPKPEALKDEQAQKFVLTLSCVERAGIVQAVTTFLFERGFNIEEHQQFDDGLRQTLHLRTAFSGPLSYSPERLEEEFCAIADRFEMKFSFHDQTKKRVLVMVSKFGHCLNDLIFRWRGGSLGGDLVVVASNHETHRAMAEAAGLPFVYIPVTPDTKAEAEQQLLDLVEEYNVDLVVLARYMQVLSDDLCRALEGRAINIHHSFLPGFKGARPYHQAYDRGVKLVGATAHYVTADLDEGPIIEQEVIRVDHSYGPTTLSTVGQDAEALALSRAVKWHCEHRVLLDQTSTVVFR